One region of Streptomyces rishiriensis genomic DNA includes:
- a CDS encoding ABC transporter ATP-binding protein produces MKNEELALPAPREAGADGEGEQLLVVSGLTKHFPVKGGFPIRRTVGQVQAVDGIDLSVRAGESFGLVGESGCGKSTTGRLITRLLEPTAGTITYRGQDISHASRRQLAPVRSEIQMIFQDPYSSLNPRQTVGKIISGPMEVNGIEPAGGREARVRELLEIVGLSPEHYNRFPHEFSGGQRQRIGVARALALEPKLIVADEPVSALDVSIQAQVVNLLQQVRRELGIAFLFIAHDLAVVRHFSQRVAVMYLGKIIEVGDRDSIYTRPRHPYTHALLSAVPEVNVTGGESTARERIRLAGDVPSPINPPTGCRFRTRCWKAQDKCAAEEPPLVRISGNHEGHLTACHFPEEPTIEGRGEDIVLDPALAALEEGAG; encoded by the coding sequence GTGAAGAATGAGGAACTCGCTCTGCCCGCCCCGCGCGAGGCGGGCGCCGACGGCGAGGGGGAGCAACTGCTCGTCGTGTCAGGGCTCACCAAGCACTTCCCGGTCAAGGGCGGCTTCCCGATCCGGCGTACGGTCGGCCAGGTTCAGGCCGTCGACGGCATCGACCTGAGCGTGCGGGCCGGCGAGAGCTTCGGCCTGGTGGGGGAGTCGGGGTGCGGCAAGTCCACGACCGGCCGGCTGATCACCCGGCTCCTGGAGCCCACGGCCGGGACCATCACCTACCGCGGCCAGGACATCTCGCACGCCTCGCGCCGGCAGCTGGCGCCGGTCCGGTCCGAGATCCAGATGATCTTCCAGGACCCCTACTCCTCCCTCAACCCCCGGCAGACCGTCGGCAAGATCATCTCCGGGCCGATGGAGGTCAACGGGATCGAGCCCGCGGGCGGGCGCGAGGCGCGCGTGCGTGAGCTGCTGGAGATCGTCGGTCTCAGCCCCGAGCACTACAACCGCTTCCCGCACGAGTTCTCCGGCGGCCAGCGCCAGCGCATCGGTGTCGCCCGGGCGCTGGCTCTGGAGCCGAAGCTGATCGTGGCCGACGAGCCGGTCTCCGCGCTCGACGTGTCGATCCAGGCGCAGGTGGTCAACCTCCTCCAGCAGGTCCGGCGGGAGCTCGGCATCGCGTTCCTGTTCATCGCCCATGACCTGGCCGTCGTACGGCACTTCTCGCAGCGGGTGGCCGTCATGTACCTCGGGAAGATCATCGAGGTCGGTGACCGTGACTCCATCTACACCCGGCCGCGGCACCCGTACACCCACGCGCTGCTCTCCGCCGTCCCCGAGGTGAACGTGACCGGTGGCGAGTCGACCGCGCGGGAGCGTATCCGGCTGGCCGGTGACGTGCCCTCGCCCATCAACCCGCCCACCGGCTGCCGCTTCCGTACCCGGTGCTGGAAGGCGCAGGACAAGTGCGCGGCCGAGGAGCCGCCGCTGGTCCGGATCTCCGGGAACCACGAGGGTCACCTGACGGCCTGCCATTTCCCGGAGGAGCCGACGATCGAGGGGCGCGGGGAGGACATCGTGCTGGACCCGGCGCTGGCGGCGCTGGAGGAGGGAGCCGGGTGA
- a CDS encoding class I SAM-dependent methyltransferase, which produces MVDHSFADLTLAALYDSINPWGPDDDFYLNLVRSADSVLDVGCGTGRLLARAASDGHPGRLTGLDPAAAMLVQARRRAPGVEWLLGDLDTRVWQGDFDLVIMTGHAFQVLLGDEELRGALRAVRAALSDGGRFVFETRNPAARAWEGWTPDRVREVTDAEGRVVRVWHEVADEPSGDRVTFTETFDSPGWPRPHTGRATLRFLAPGSLTGFLAEAGLRVEEQYGDWNRGPLTGTSPEIITVATPAG; this is translated from the coding sequence GTGGTCGATCATTCGTTCGCTGATCTGACACTCGCCGCGCTGTACGACAGCATCAATCCGTGGGGGCCGGACGACGACTTCTATCTGAACCTGGTGAGATCCGCCGACTCGGTGCTCGACGTCGGCTGCGGCACGGGCCGGCTCCTCGCGCGGGCCGCGTCGGACGGCCATCCGGGGCGGCTCACGGGCCTCGACCCCGCGGCCGCGATGCTCGTACAGGCCCGGCGCCGGGCGCCCGGCGTGGAGTGGTTGCTGGGGGACCTCGACACCCGTGTGTGGCAGGGCGACTTCGACCTCGTGATCATGACGGGCCATGCCTTCCAGGTACTTCTCGGCGACGAGGAACTGCGCGGGGCGCTGCGAGCCGTACGGGCAGCCCTGAGCGACGGAGGGCGGTTCGTGTTCGAGACCCGCAACCCGGCCGCGCGGGCCTGGGAGGGCTGGACCCCGGACCGCGTCCGCGAGGTCACCGACGCGGAAGGCCGGGTCGTACGGGTCTGGCACGAGGTGGCGGACGAGCCGTCCGGTGACCGGGTCACGTTCACGGAGACCTTCGACTCCCCCGGCTGGCCCCGCCCCCACACCGGCCGGGCCACCCTCCGCTTCCTCGCCCCGGGGAGCCTGACCGGTTTCCTGGCGGAGGCGGGGCTGCGGGTGGAGGAACAGTACGGGGACTGGAACCGGGGTCCGCTGACCGGGACGAGCCCGGAGATCATCACGGTGGCCACACCGGCCGGGTGA
- a CDS encoding DinB family protein, which yields MTRTDDMPSAWDERTQLTTFLDYARDTARAKCEDLSAEDARRAPLPGSPLMTPSGLVNHLRWVEYYWFRVVFLGEEDEGPWTDEDPDREMRIAVDLPLAQVLDEYAEHAERHRELVAGHDLGTKAQRATRDGRHVDLRWILLHLIEETARHNGHLDILRELIDGRTGV from the coding sequence ATGACGAGAACAGACGACATGCCTTCCGCGTGGGACGAGCGCACCCAGCTCACCACCTTCCTCGACTACGCCCGCGACACCGCCCGCGCCAAGTGCGAGGACCTCTCCGCCGAGGACGCCCGCAGGGCGCCCCTGCCGGGTTCGCCCCTGATGACCCCGAGCGGCCTGGTCAACCATCTGCGCTGGGTCGAGTACTACTGGTTCCGGGTCGTGTTCCTCGGCGAGGAGGACGAGGGCCCGTGGACCGACGAGGACCCCGACCGCGAGATGCGCATCGCCGTCGACCTCCCGCTCGCGCAGGTGCTCGACGAGTACGCCGAGCACGCCGAGCGGCACCGCGAACTGGTCGCCGGGCACGACCTCGGCACCAAGGCACAGCGCGCGACGCGCGACGGCCGCCATGTGGACCTGCGCTGGATCCTCCTGCACCTGATCGAGGAGACGGCCCGGCACAACGGCCACCTCGACATCCTGCGCGAACTGATCGACGGCCGCACGGGGGTGTAG
- a CDS encoding AfsR/SARP family transcriptional regulator: MLTPRPRFRLLGPLDVEIDGRAVVLTGRQRALCAVLLLHANHVVSVDRLVQCLWDDRPPGAGAARVRALVAEVRRALGPVGTELLTTRRPGYVLHVGPGELDLPVFERLIREASRAASDGDWRTARRSGEQALALWRDEPLTDLPEVAVREAERQRLAELHLVAREAVTEAGIETGRHREAIAELLRLTAAHPLRERPHGLLMRALHQDGRSAEALELYTALRRRMVDELGMEPSADLRDLHQRLLRDGGSTSAGAPPQRSAPASERPVPRQLPPTPRRFVGRDPELDRLDSCLRSSEPLALIVGPAGVGKSALALNWAHRVADRFPDGQLFLDMRGFDNAEPMTPGEALPLLLQGLGCAPRDIPLGAEAQTALYRTLLADRRVLVVLDDVAEASYVRRLLPASAGSLTLVTSRDKLSGLVTLDGAYRVSCDVLDSAAALELISGAVGAEAVAADPEAAARLVELCDHLPLALCVAGSWIGDRPGSIRAYVRDLADRGRLARLHVEGEESVAVRAALDLSYGALPAEARRAFRSLGVLPGTGRSVPAAAAAAGTDEHRLADLLRLAQRVHLLRDVEHGRPAWHDLVHEYARDRTAAEDSSEERTAAVTRVLDHYLQSVVNAAAAAGLYVMRTRPPAVEGSTPREFAGAEEAYAWFDREWDDIAAAIGHAAEHGPAPYVWWLVDALQDLFHHRRPLSDWMRLASLAREVAARGGDEVGEASMCLSLGSARWRNGDLRGALTEYEEAEGLARRAGWTYGEAGSLQGKGVTLKLLGELRRALPCYDRALALYRTLDNVRNVEIMLINTASLNLALGRLDAAEEAACAALDLIGDTVHHNRAMALVNLALVQQKQARFDEAAAALRSCFLVSRDSGSTYTEAVALEALGRVRADAGQDDRALLAYEDALAVSRRVENRNCQVDSLVGLASVKLRAGRTEESAEHLDAAFEIAERTGHRAGLVEVLLARADLARAQGRPADALDHLERAERLAADGNPLTLPRVHLTTALTLLDSDPEPGTDAGTTPAPDAPARARDAATLAADLARDSGQRLLHARATAALARAHEAHGDAGPAHEAGTEATALYATLGVRRPPGASAPHRPTPHHRHRELPADAESRLTLYLTEHFEG; this comes from the coding sequence ATGCTCACCCCACGGCCCCGGTTCCGCCTGCTCGGACCGCTGGACGTCGAGATCGACGGACGGGCCGTCGTGCTCACCGGCCGGCAACGCGCGCTGTGCGCCGTGCTCCTGCTGCACGCCAACCATGTCGTCTCCGTCGACCGGCTGGTTCAGTGCCTTTGGGACGACCGGCCGCCCGGCGCGGGAGCGGCCCGGGTACGGGCCCTCGTCGCGGAGGTGCGGCGCGCCCTCGGCCCGGTGGGGACGGAGCTACTGACCACCCGGCGGCCCGGCTACGTCCTGCACGTGGGCCCGGGCGAACTCGATCTGCCGGTCTTCGAGAGGCTCATCAGGGAGGCATCCCGGGCAGCGTCCGACGGCGACTGGCGAACGGCCCGGCGCAGCGGTGAACAGGCCCTCGCGCTGTGGCGGGACGAGCCGCTGACCGACCTGCCGGAGGTCGCGGTGCGCGAGGCCGAGCGCCAACGCCTCGCCGAACTGCACCTCGTGGCCCGCGAGGCGGTGACCGAGGCGGGGATCGAGACCGGCCGGCACCGCGAGGCGATCGCCGAACTCCTCCGGCTGACCGCCGCCCACCCGCTGCGCGAACGCCCGCACGGCCTGCTGATGCGTGCCCTGCACCAGGACGGCCGCAGCGCCGAGGCCCTGGAGCTGTACACCGCGCTGCGCCGGCGCATGGTGGACGAACTCGGCATGGAACCCTCGGCCGACCTCAGGGACCTGCACCAGCGGCTGCTGCGCGACGGCGGCAGCACCTCGGCGGGCGCCCCGCCCCAGCGGTCCGCCCCGGCGTCCGAGCGCCCCGTGCCCCGTCAACTCCCGCCCACCCCGCGCCGTTTCGTCGGCCGTGACCCTGAACTCGACCGCCTCGACTCCTGTCTGCGCAGCTCGGAGCCGCTCGCCCTGATCGTGGGACCGGCCGGCGTCGGCAAGAGCGCACTGGCGCTGAACTGGGCCCACCGGGTCGCCGACCGCTTCCCCGACGGCCAGCTCTTCCTCGACATGCGGGGCTTCGACAACGCCGAGCCGATGACCCCCGGCGAGGCGCTGCCGCTGCTCCTCCAGGGCCTGGGCTGCGCCCCGCGCGACATCCCGCTGGGCGCCGAGGCGCAGACCGCGCTGTACCGGACGCTGCTCGCGGACCGCAGGGTGCTGGTCGTCCTCGACGACGTGGCCGAGGCGTCGTACGTACGGCGGCTGCTGCCCGCGTCGGCGGGCTCGCTCACGCTGGTGACGAGCCGCGACAAGCTCAGCGGCCTGGTCACCCTGGACGGCGCCTACCGGGTGTCCTGCGACGTCCTCGACAGTGCCGCAGCGCTGGAGCTGATCAGCGGCGCGGTCGGCGCGGAGGCCGTCGCCGCCGATCCGGAGGCCGCGGCCCGGCTCGTCGAGCTCTGCGACCACCTGCCGCTCGCCCTCTGCGTCGCGGGCTCCTGGATCGGCGACCGGCCAGGCAGTATCCGGGCATACGTCCGTGATCTCGCGGACCGGGGGCGACTGGCCCGGCTGCATGTCGAGGGCGAGGAGTCCGTCGCCGTACGGGCCGCGCTCGACCTGTCGTACGGGGCGCTGCCCGCGGAGGCCCGGCGGGCCTTCCGCTCGCTCGGCGTGCTGCCGGGCACCGGCCGGTCGGTCCCGGCGGCCGCCGCTGCCGCCGGGACCGACGAACATCGCCTGGCCGACCTGCTGCGGCTGGCCCAGCGGGTCCATCTGCTGCGCGACGTCGAACACGGCCGTCCGGCCTGGCACGACCTCGTGCACGAGTACGCCCGGGACCGGACGGCCGCCGAGGACTCTTCCGAGGAGCGGACCGCCGCCGTCACCCGCGTCCTCGACCACTACCTGCAGAGCGTCGTGAACGCGGCGGCCGCGGCAGGCCTGTACGTCATGCGCACCCGCCCGCCCGCCGTCGAGGGCTCCACGCCGCGGGAGTTCGCCGGCGCCGAGGAGGCGTACGCCTGGTTCGACCGCGAGTGGGACGACATCGCGGCCGCGATCGGACACGCCGCCGAGCACGGTCCCGCGCCGTACGTGTGGTGGCTGGTGGACGCGCTCCAGGACCTCTTCCACCACCGCAGGCCGCTCTCCGACTGGATGCGGCTGGCCAGCCTCGCCCGGGAGGTGGCCGCGCGCGGCGGGGACGAGGTCGGCGAGGCCTCCATGTGCCTGTCCCTGGGCAGCGCCCGCTGGCGCAACGGTGACCTGCGGGGCGCCCTGACGGAGTACGAGGAGGCGGAGGGGCTGGCCCGCCGGGCCGGCTGGACGTACGGCGAGGCCGGCAGCCTCCAGGGCAAGGGCGTCACCCTCAAGCTGCTGGGCGAACTGCGCCGCGCGCTGCCCTGCTACGACCGCGCCCTGGCGCTCTACCGCACCCTGGACAACGTCAGGAACGTGGAGATCATGCTGATCAACACGGCGTCCCTGAACCTCGCCCTGGGCCGGCTGGACGCGGCCGAGGAGGCGGCGTGCGCGGCCCTCGACCTGATCGGCGACACGGTCCACCACAACCGCGCGATGGCCCTCGTCAACCTGGCCCTGGTCCAGCAGAAGCAGGCCCGGTTCGACGAGGCGGCGGCGGCGCTGCGCAGCTGTTTCCTGGTCTCGCGCGACTCCGGGTCCACCTACACGGAGGCGGTGGCCCTGGAGGCGCTGGGCCGGGTCCGCGCCGACGCCGGCCAGGACGACCGCGCGCTCCTCGCCTACGAGGACGCCCTCGCCGTCTCCCGGCGGGTGGAGAACCGCAACTGCCAGGTCGACAGCCTGGTCGGGCTGGCCTCGGTGAAGCTGCGCGCGGGCCGCACCGAGGAGAGCGCCGAACACCTCGACGCCGCCTTCGAGATCGCCGAGCGCACCGGTCACCGGGCGGGCCTCGTCGAGGTCCTGCTGGCCCGCGCCGACCTGGCCCGCGCCCAGGGCCGCCCGGCCGACGCCCTGGACCATCTGGAGCGCGCCGAACGCCTCGCGGCCGACGGCAACCCCCTCACCCTTCCGCGTGTCCACCTCACCACCGCCCTGACGCTCCTCGACAGCGATCCCGAGCCCGGCACCGACGCCGGCACCACCCCCGCCCCCGACGCCCCCGCCCGGGCCCGCGACGCGGCGACCCTGGCGGCGGACCTCGCCCGCGACTCCGGTCAGCGGCTCCTGCACGCCCGTGCCACGGCGGCCCTGGCCCGCGCCCACGAGGCCCACGGCGACGCCGGCCCGGCGCACGAGGCCGGAACGGAGGCGACCGCCCTGTACGCGACGCTGGGTGTCCGGCGCCCTCCCGGGGCATCCGCCCCGCACCGCCCGACGCCCCACCATCGCCACCGGGAACTCCCTGCGGACGCCGAGTCCCGCCTCACCCTCTACCTGACCGAGCACTTCGAGGGCTGA
- a CDS encoding AfsR/SARP family transcriptional regulator, giving the protein MEIQLLGCVEARARSGDKLPLPHGTKLLLAALAWTPGAFVADETLIERVWQERRPQHPRDALYIQATRLRKALRADGQLTEGFELIRKRGGYVLAIDERCVDTARFRALVREAQQEARAGDTETALGRYARALELWRGEPLSDVRTAWAESTRVTLRREHREALVGSTELYLRVGRHEECLPQLHWLAEMHPFDEKVTGLLMLALHRGGRQADALDSFQLLRLRMIDLLGCEPGPELRSLHERILARDPRLRLGSAYATPV; this is encoded by the coding sequence ATGGAGATCCAGCTGCTGGGGTGCGTCGAGGCACGGGCCCGCTCGGGTGACAAGCTGCCGCTGCCGCACGGCACCAAGCTGCTGCTGGCGGCACTGGCCTGGACCCCCGGCGCGTTCGTCGCCGACGAGACGCTGATCGAGCGGGTGTGGCAGGAACGCCGGCCCCAGCACCCGCGCGACGCCCTGTACATCCAGGCCACCCGGCTGCGGAAGGCGCTGCGGGCCGACGGGCAGCTGACCGAGGGTTTCGAACTGATCCGCAAGCGCGGCGGTTACGTCCTCGCGATCGACGAACGCTGCGTCGACACCGCGCGGTTCCGCGCCCTGGTCCGGGAGGCGCAGCAGGAGGCCCGCGCCGGCGACACCGAGACGGCCCTGGGCCGCTACGCGCGGGCCCTGGAGCTGTGGCGGGGCGAGCCGCTGTCCGACGTGCGCACGGCCTGGGCCGAGTCGACACGGGTGACGCTGCGGCGTGAGCACCGGGAGGCACTGGTCGGCAGCACCGAGCTGTACCTGCGCGTGGGGCGGCACGAGGAGTGCCTGCCGCAGCTGCACTGGCTGGCCGAGATGCATCCCTTCGACGAGAAGGTCACGGGCCTGCTGATGCTCGCCCTGCACCGCGGGGGCCGCCAGGCGGACGCGCTGGACTCCTTCCAGCTGCTGCGCCTGCGGATGATCGACCTCCTGGGCTGCGAACCGGGCCCGGAACTGCGGTCCCTGCACGAACGGATCCTCGCCCGCGACCCGCGGCTGCGGCTCGGCAGCGCGTACGCCACGCCCGTGTGA
- a CDS encoding ABC transporter ATP-binding protein: MSSTTPLLDVSGLTKHFPIKGGFPIRRTIGAVQAVDGLDFQVAEGESLGLVGESGCGKSTTGRLITRLLEPTGGRISYRGEDITHAGRRQLKPIRSEIQMIFQDPYASLNPRQTVGKIISGPMEINDIHPAGGREARVRELLEIVGLNPEHYNRFPHEFSGGQRQRIGVARALALEPKLIVADEPVSALDVSIQAQVVNLLQKVQRDLGIAFVFIAHDLAVVRHFSQRVAVMYLGRIVEIADRDDLYGNPRHPYTRALLSAVPEATVQDEGVAGRERIRLVGDVPSPINPPTGCRFRTRCWKATEKCATEAPPLVQVEGNKPGHLTACHYPETADVPATVPAPRLAKDPETAA; encoded by the coding sequence ATGAGCAGCACCACTCCCCTCCTGGACGTCTCCGGGCTCACCAAGCACTTCCCCATCAAGGGCGGCTTCCCGATCCGGCGTACGATCGGCGCCGTGCAGGCCGTCGACGGGCTGGACTTCCAGGTCGCCGAGGGCGAGAGCCTGGGCCTGGTCGGCGAGTCCGGCTGCGGCAAGTCGACGACGGGCCGGCTGATCACCCGGCTGCTGGAGCCGACGGGCGGCCGGATCTCGTACCGCGGCGAGGACATCACGCACGCGGGCCGCAGGCAGCTGAAGCCGATCCGCTCCGAGATCCAGATGATCTTCCAGGACCCCTACGCGTCGCTGAACCCGCGCCAGACGGTCGGAAAGATCATCTCCGGGCCGATGGAGATCAACGACATCCACCCGGCCGGCGGGCGCGAGGCGCGCGTGCGTGAGCTGCTGGAGATCGTCGGTCTCAACCCCGAGCACTACAACCGCTTCCCGCACGAGTTCTCCGGCGGCCAGCGCCAGCGCATCGGTGTCGCCCGGGCGCTGGCGCTCGAGCCGAAGCTGATCGTGGCCGACGAGCCGGTCTCCGCGCTCGACGTGTCGATCCAGGCGCAGGTGGTCAACCTGCTCCAGAAGGTCCAGCGGGACCTGGGCATCGCCTTCGTCTTCATCGCCCACGACCTGGCCGTCGTGCGGCACTTCTCGCAGCGCGTGGCGGTCATGTACCTCGGCCGGATCGTCGAGATCGCCGACCGCGACGACCTGTACGGCAACCCGCGCCACCCGTACACCCGGGCGCTGCTGTCCGCCGTGCCCGAGGCCACCGTGCAGGACGAGGGAGTCGCGGGCCGTGAGCGCATCCGCCTCGTCGGTGACGTGCCCTCGCCCATCAACCCGCCCACCGGCTGCCGCTTCCGTACCCGCTGCTGGAAGGCGACGGAGAAGTGCGCGACCGAGGCGCCGCCGCTGGTGCAGGTCGAGGGCAACAAGCCCGGCCACCTGACGGCGTGCCACTACCCCGAGACGGCGGATGTCCCGGCCACCGTGCCGGCTCCCCGTCTCGCCAAGGACCCCGAGACGGCGGCCTGA
- a CDS encoding ABC transporter ATP-binding protein, protein MTSTDQQPFLSVRDLKVHFSTEDGIVKAVDGLSFDVLKGKTLGIVGESGSGKSVTNLAVLGLHDRDRTAIEGEILLDDKELLTASEKELERLRGNKMSMIFQDALASLSPYHTIGKQIAETYRKHTGASKSQSRVRAIEMLRRVGIPQPEVRVDDYPHQFSGGMRQRAMIAMALVCDPELLIADEPTTALDVTVQAQIMDLLKDLQQEFGTAIIFITHDLGVIADIADDVLVMYGGRCVERGTKREVLQSPQHPYTLGLLSSMPSLDHPVDVPLNPIPGSPPSLLNPPTGCRFHPRCTFAEKVEGGLCSREQPPLEVTNGRGSACHLTAGQRAEYFSDLAGSAAN, encoded by the coding sequence GTGACGAGCACCGATCAGCAGCCCTTCCTCTCCGTCAGGGACCTGAAAGTCCATTTCTCCACCGAGGACGGCATCGTCAAGGCCGTCGACGGGCTCTCCTTCGACGTGCTGAAGGGCAAGACGCTCGGCATCGTCGGCGAGTCGGGTTCCGGCAAGTCGGTCACCAACCTGGCCGTCCTGGGTCTGCACGATCGCGATCGCACGGCGATCGAGGGCGAGATCCTGCTGGACGACAAGGAGCTGCTGACCGCCTCCGAGAAGGAGCTGGAGCGGCTGCGCGGCAACAAGATGTCGATGATCTTCCAGGACGCGCTGGCCTCGTTGTCGCCGTACCACACGATCGGCAAGCAGATCGCCGAGACGTACCGCAAGCACACCGGCGCCTCCAAGAGCCAGTCGCGGGTCCGGGCGATCGAGATGCTGAGGCGGGTGGGCATCCCCCAGCCGGAGGTCCGGGTGGACGACTACCCGCACCAGTTCTCCGGCGGTATGCGCCAGCGCGCGATGATCGCCATGGCGCTGGTCTGCGACCCGGAGCTGCTGATCGCCGACGAGCCGACCACGGCCCTCGACGTGACCGTGCAGGCCCAGATCATGGACCTGCTGAAGGACCTCCAGCAGGAGTTCGGCACCGCGATCATCTTCATCACGCACGACCTCGGCGTCATCGCCGACATCGCCGACGACGTCCTGGTGATGTACGGCGGCCGGTGCGTGGAGCGGGGCACCAAGAGGGAGGTGCTGCAGAGCCCGCAGCACCCGTACACGCTGGGCCTGCTGAGCTCGATGCCGAGCCTGGACCACCCGGTGGACGTTCCGCTCAACCCGATCCCCGGTTCGCCGCCCTCTTTGCTGAACCCGCCGACGGGCTGCCGCTTCCACCCCCGGTGCACCTTCGCCGAGAAGGTCGAAGGGGGCCTGTGCTCCCGGGAGCAGCCGCCGCTGGAGGTCACGAACGGCCGGGGCTCGGCCTGCCACCTCACCGCCGGCCAGCGCGCCGAATACTTCTCCGACCTCGCCGGCAGCGCCGCGAACTGA
- a CDS encoding ABC transporter permease, whose translation MLRFLVRRVTGALVILLIISAITFWLFYAVPRDPAMMSCGKNCTPENLAQIRKNLGIDHSIPVQYWYWLKGVFAGRDYAGYGYCDAPCFGYSFANNVPVFETIMDRLPTTLSLAFGAAAVFLVLGVGAGMLAALKQGRFLDKFASSASLLGSSLQIYFVGYIAMYYFVAQLGWLDQPSWTPFSEDPVAWFSGLLLPWLVLAIIFTANYTRMTRSQLVEQLSEDYVRTARAKGLSRANVFFRFAWRGAMGPIVTVFGIDLGTLIGGAIITEQTFSLPGIGRLAVKSVDQSDLPMLLGVTLLAAGAIVFFNIIVDAVYALIDPRIRLA comes from the coding sequence ATGCTCCGCTTCCTTGTCCGCCGAGTCACCGGCGCGCTGGTCATTCTGTTGATCATCAGTGCCATCACCTTCTGGCTCTTCTACGCCGTGCCGCGTGACCCCGCCATGATGTCCTGCGGCAAGAACTGCACGCCTGAGAACCTCGCGCAGATCCGGAAGAACCTGGGCATCGACCACTCCATCCCGGTGCAGTACTGGTACTGGCTGAAGGGCGTCTTCGCCGGTCGCGACTACGCCGGTTACGGGTACTGCGACGCGCCCTGCTTCGGCTACTCCTTCGCCAACAACGTGCCGGTCTTCGAAACGATCATGGACCGCCTGCCGACCACCCTCTCGCTCGCCTTCGGCGCGGCCGCCGTCTTCCTGGTCCTCGGTGTCGGCGCGGGCATGCTCGCGGCTCTCAAGCAGGGCCGGTTCCTGGACAAGTTCGCCAGTTCGGCCTCGCTGCTCGGCTCGTCGCTGCAGATCTACTTCGTCGGCTACATCGCGATGTACTACTTCGTCGCACAGCTGGGATGGCTCGACCAGCCGTCGTGGACCCCGTTCAGCGAGGACCCGGTCGCCTGGTTCTCCGGACTGCTGCTGCCCTGGCTGGTCCTGGCGATCATCTTCACCGCCAACTACACCCGTATGACCCGCTCGCAGCTCGTCGAGCAGCTGAGCGAGGACTACGTCCGTACCGCCCGCGCCAAGGGCCTGTCCCGGGCGAACGTGTTCTTCCGGTTCGCCTGGCGCGGCGCGATGGGCCCCATCGTCACGGTGTTCGGCATCGACCTCGGGACGCTGATCGGCGGCGCCATCATCACCGAGCAGACCTTCAGCCTCCCGGGTATCGGCCGGCTCGCGGTGAAGTCCGTGGACCAGAGCGACCTGCCGATGCTGCTCGGTGTGACCCTCCTGGCGGCCGGCGCGATCGTCTTCTTCAACATCATCGTGGACGCCGTCTACGCCCTCATCGACCCGCGGATCCGGCTCGCCTGA